The Panicum virgatum strain AP13 chromosome 6K, P.virgatum_v5, whole genome shotgun sequence nucleotide sequence TAAGCTCTGTATGCAGATTTAGAGGAATAGCATCCTCCAGCTTCCAATTTCCAAATGTCCTTATCTTCTTGCTCTGATAACTCAAAACCTTGGACACAGTCCCAGAGCTGCAGATATTCTATGATTCCATTCCAGTTAAGCCCTCCACGTATTGCTGAAACCCAGCCATTATTAGTTAAAGCTTCAGCCACTGTTTGCCTTCTACGGATTCTTGTAGGCACACTTGCAAAGACATTTGGTGCAAGGTTTTCAACCGAACATCCATGCACCCAATTGTCTGTCCAAAAGAGAGTGTTGTTTCCATTTCCTAGCTCTGTCCGtacagcagcagcaagcaaagCTAGTGAGAAAAATCtgttcatataattttcacgttttcaaactcaacaacttgaaagttattcatgatttatatttccAAGATTTGACTCAAATCTTATCCTAAATGACTTCCTTTACAAGTATGGAGGGTACACTCGAGTTTTGTAGAAATTATTGAATGTACATTTCTACACCTTGTCCCAAGTAGAACTACTCCTGACACATAACTAAGGGCAGGTACATTGCTACATGTTAGCGGTTTCATAGGTCGTCTCATGCAATGCCATATAGGATTTTGTtgatgtggaggagagagagtaAGGTGAGAGAAAGAGGTAGTTGCCTCTCGAAACAGCCGTCTTATAGGCTGAAATTTAGGAGTATGAGACTACTTCTCACCATTATACGAGTTGTTGTTGTCATGCAACTCAAACTATTTCTTTATTTCATCCACAAATCAAGGGGTATGGTATAACTATGAGACGACTAAAAAGACAAGCTATTGTAGAAGTTGTCTGGTAGGTCGTCTCAAGATTACGTGTCATTGCATGAGACCACCGTTAAGACAACACCAATGTACTTGCCCTAATGCGTGGTCTTCTCTATTGCCGGATCCACGACGCGTGATGGCGTGCGTCTCTCTTGAGGAGTGGATTGTTGGCATCTCTATTGAGGGCCTATCGGTAAAACTGCTGCTCTAATATATATCAtattatatttataaaaaaataactaacgtGTCTCCATCAATATCTATAAATATTTGCGCTGAAACCATGTGAAGTCCAGTTCCCGTCTCTTCTGACTAATACGAAGCAAAGCTAGTTTACCAATAGCCTAATTTTGAAATATACTTTACATACATTGTTTACTCAGGGTGGATACTGTATTTGCGGAACTTACTGTCCCGGAATGCTTACTTGAGGGAAGCAAGAAGCCGGGCAGAGTACCATTTCAACTTTTACAGTGCATTACTGAAAACTTTTCTGAAAAGCGAGAAATTGGTTGGACTAGATTTGGACGCTTATTCAGGGTAATGTTCTCTTGTTTTCCTTTGTACTGTTATGTTCCTTGAAGTTTCTTTCACAGCAGCAAAGCTGAACTTGATGTGCTAACAAGTACCGAGTGGATTTATACAGGGTCTCGTGCGACAGCGGAGCGTTGCTGTTATGAGGCTATTGATGACCACTGGCTTTAATGATAAGATGTTTCAGAATCAAATTAAAACCATGATGTTGACTCAGCACAAAAATATAGTACAGTTTCTAGGCTTCTGTAGTAATACCGAAGAAACGGTGACAGAACATCTGGGAGAACTCATCATGGCTGACATACGGGAAAGGCTGCTCTGTTTCGAATATTTAAGCAACGGGAGCCTTGATCGATATGTTTCAGGTATGGTAAGATAAATTTGGTGTTACCCACATAAGTGTAGAACTGGAATTCCATTTCCTTTTGAGAAgctattttcttttatttttcatcCTTTAATTTAACTAATGATGAAAAAAACAACTGTCACAACCCAAAATGAAACATTTCTGTTGCCCCCCAGATGCATCTTGTGGACTTGAATGGAGACTGCGGTATCAAATAATCAAGGGAATTTGTGATGGCTTGCACTATCTTCACGGAAACCATATTGTTACCATGGATCTCAACTCTACCAATATACTGCTGGATGATAATATGGTACCAAAAATTGCTAATTTCTGTCTATTGAGGGTCTTTGCCAAAGAGAAAATTAGAACATGGTAAGTTGAGGCTGGCGTCTTCATGGCTTTTCGTTTTCATTTGTTAGATAAGAATTGTCTGGCATTTCTTCCACACATAATCAATCATAATATGTTACTTTTTTGTGACATGTTCCGGTGATTGGAAACTGGAGGTACCACCTTTCCTCTTTTTTTAAGAAACTAGGAGGTACCGATAGGTACCGGGAGGTAGCTTTCCAATTTCGGTATGGATCTCACCTATTTTGGTATCTTTTTCTAGGTACCTCTTGGTACCTCTCCGCCGTTCATTTCAGCCTGATGAACGATCCTCATTTGTTTCAACCATTGTAAATTtctccacttttttttttgcagctgCAATTATATGGTACCGGAATACTTGTTTGATGGAGTTCTCTCGTACAAGTTTGACATATATTGTCTTGGGATCATAATCACCGAGATACTGACAGGACAGAAGGTATACTTTGCTAACAATGAGAAGGTAAGAATAATCGTGCCTAATTCTGTTTCTTGAAGATATAATTAACTCAGGACAATAGGCAACAGTGTTTACATAGAGATAATTGCACTAAAATTAGgagaaatgaaaataaaaaagcaAGCAACAGCTCCAGAAGATAAATGCAATTTAACGGAAGCGTGCAATTTAGCAAGGTGTTATTAACATCTCAATAGAAACTGTTGGCTCACCTACATGTTGTCATGCCTTGATGGTGATGGATGAACTAACGTGCAAGGTTTGCACACTAACGTGGATACATGTCTCGTATATACTCTCCTCTCAAATCCTAAGTGTTTCTGTTTCGTAGCTACTTGAAAGCTGGAAGAACAGATTATTGCATACGTCCTCGGCAGACCTGATCTTATTGGAACAAGTAAGAGTATGCGCGGAGATAAGCAGAGCTTGCAGAGCTGATGACCCCGACGAATGGCCAGATACGGGACGTATAATCAAGATGTTGCTTGAAACAGAGACGAACGGAGCGGGAGCACAAGGAAATTTGTTATATATGGAATTTAATGAACTTGAGTGCATACTGAAGGGAGCCAAGAAGCCGGGTATACTATCGCATCAACTTTTATCGTTGATCACTGGTAAATTTTCTTGTCAGCAAGAGATTGGCCGGAGTGAATTTGCAGTCACTTACAGGGTAATGTTCTTGTAAGTTTTCTGACAACCAAGCTGAACTTCATATTGGCCATGCTGACAAGTATTAAACAGGGTATCCTGCTAAACCCAAGAATTACTGTGAAGAGGCTATCCACGACCAAAGAATTTGATGATCGGCTCTTTAATAATGAAATTAATACATTGATCTTGGCTCAGCACAAAAATATAGTACGGTTTGTTGGTTATACCCAAGAAGAGGCGAGGGAGTATCAGGGAGAACTCATCATGCCTGACACACGGGAAAGACTGCTCTGTTTCGAATATTTAAGCAACGGGAGCCTTAAGGACCATGTTTCAGGTATAAATTTGGTGTTACCTACAAGATAAGGTATTTTATTCCATTTCGTCATTTGATTCATGAATGTTACAAGAATTTCTATCTAAAGTCATAGGAAAACCAACC carries:
- the LOC120711822 gene encoding probable serine/threonine-protein kinase PBL11 — encoded protein: MRLLMTTGFNDKMFQNQIKTMMLTQHKNIVQFLGFCSNTEETVTEHLGELIMADIRERLLCFEYLSNGSLDRYVSDASCGLEWRLRYQIIKGICDGLHYLHGNHIVTMDLNSTNILLDDNMVPKIANFCLLRVFAKEKIRTWYHLSSFFKKLGGTDRYREVAFQFRCNYMVPEYLFDGVLSYKFDIYCLGIIITEILTGQKVYFANNEKLLESWKNRLLHTSSADLILLEQVRVCAEISRACRADDPDEWPDTGRIIKMLLETETNGAGAQGNLLYMEFNELECILKGAKKPGILSHQLLSLITGKFSCQQEIGRSEFAVTYRGILLNPRITVKRLSTTKEFDDRLFNNEINTLILAQHKNIVRFVGYTQEEAREYQGELIMPDTRERLLCFEYLSNGSLKDHVSVIGKPTISTQNRTFLWPPVASRGLEWGARYQIIKGICEGVHYLHGNNIVHGELRLSNVLLDDMDPKIAYFCLSRCFVEHQRSVIMPNKIKSMGYMAPEVFAGCITFTSDIYSLGIIIAEILTGRKDIAKENVLESWRTRLGTSLTDILLEQVRVCTEIRIACINPNPERRPDMQRIIEMLDETECEEPAEQ